From the Rhizobium sp. SL42 genome, the window ACGAGTACGTCGCGGACAATGTTCTGCACGCGAATATCGATCGAAAGCTTGACCGGCTCAAGCGGCGTGTCGCTGGTCATGCCGAGCGCGCGCAGGTCCGCAAGGCCCTGGTTGTCGATATATTTCTCCATGCCGGTCATGCCGCGATTGTCGATATTGACGTAACCGACAATGTGCGAGGCGGTCGAACCACCCGGATAGAAACGGCGCTTTTCCGGACGAAAGCCGATGCCCGGGATGCCGAGCGCGAGAATCTGGCTCTGCTGCTTCGGCGTCAGCTGACGGCGCAGCCACTGGAAACGAGAATTCGACGACAGCTTCTTGTAGGTTCCCTTGATATCAAGGTCTCTAAGAACGGTTGCGAGCCTCTCGACGGCCTCGTCCGGATCGACGATCTTGTGCGGCTCTGCAAACAGCGAAACCGTGCGAATATCGGTGGCGAGAACTTCGCCGTTGCGATCGAGAATATCGGGCCGCGAGGCCATCAGGCGATCGGCGGGCAGGATGCTGGAAACCGTTTCCGGCTGCGCGTGGCCGTACTGGACGAGGCGACCGCCGATGATCGCATAGGCGAAACAAAAGCCGGCAATCATGATGCCGACGCGAGTGCGTGCCATTTCCGTCTTGCGCTTGCCGGCGCCCTTGAAGACGGCACCATTGATCACCGTGCCGCTACGCTGCACATCCGTGGAAAAATGCGCCCGGCTTTTCAACAACATGATTCGCGAAAGAAAGGTCATCAGTCCTCCACCGATTCCATGGGGTGCACCGATCCTGTCGTGATCAGGTCCTTCACCGGATCGGAGGGCGCTTCGCCCTCAGCCACCTCGGGTTTCGGCAATTGGTCTCGAGGCATCGGAAGTTCCACCGGCTGCGCCAATTGCTCCGGCAATGTCGGCGCCAGCTTCAGCTCTTCCGAATATGCCTTGACCAGCCGCTCCAGCCGGTTCGGCTGCGTCAGCAGCGCCCTGTCGGCCCGAAGCAGCTCGATCGTGTCCTGCTCAAGCTTGATCTCGGCCTCCAGACGGCGAACCTCTACCGCCTTGTTGTCGGTATGGTGCTTGATTTGATAGGTGACGGCCGCCGCCGCCAGCATCGACCCGACAAGAACAAGATCGAAGGTTCTGAGCATCGTTAGCCTCCGATCTTGTCGAGAGTGGCAAGGTCCGGCAGGTCGAAGATCGACATGTCGGCGCGTTCTGCTGGAGCTTTGGTGCGGATGCCGGCACGCAGCTTGGCAGAGCGGGCGCGCGGATTGATCTCCGCCTCGGCTTCGGTTGCTGCGACCATCCCCTTGCCGACCGGCTCGAAGGTCGCTGGACGTGCTTCGACCATGGGAAGATGGCGCGAACCTGACGCCTTGCCCGAACGCTCGGAAAAGAATTTCTTGACGATGCGATCTTCCAGCGAATGGAAGGTAACAACAACCAGCCGGCCACCGGGCTTCAATGCGCTTTCCGCCGCAAAAAGCGCCTGCGCGAGTTCACCAAGTTCGTCATTGACAAAGATCCGCAGCGCCTGGAACACGCGTGTCGCCGGATGGATCTTGTCCTTTGCCTTGCGCGGGTTGACCGTCTCTATCAGGTTGGCCAGCTCGCGCGTCGTCCGGAAGGGTTCGGTCGCACGGCGCTTCTCGATTGCGCGCGCGATACGACCTGCATGCTTCTCCTCACCGAGAAAACCAAAGATGCGAATGAGGTCGGTCAGCTTGGCCCGATTGACCACATCGGCGGCAGAAACGCCGGAGGACGACATGCGCATGTCGAGCGGTCCGTTGCGTTGAAAAGAAAAACCGCGATCAGCCTCATCGATCTGCATCGATGACACGCCGATATCGAGCACGATGCCATCCAGCCCTTCGGCGGGCACGTGCTCGGCAAGCTGGGAAAACTGGGTGTGCCGCAGAGACAGACGCCCCTTGCTGGCCTCGACCAGCGACTGACCGGCAGCGATCGCATTAGGATCGCGATCAAGCGCGATTACATCGGCGCCGGCGCCGAGTATGGCGGTCGTGTAGCCGCCCGCGCCGAAAGTACCATCAAGAATGATCTTGCCCGACTGCGCATCAAGCGCCGCCAGAACTTCCGGGAGAAGAACCGGAATGTGGCGAACCGGTCCGCCATTGGCATCAGGTTCTCCCTCGCCAAGATTCGCCGCCATTCCGTTTCCCCGTCTTTCTAGGTCCGCAGGCCTCGCTGCCTGACGACCTCTCTGGCCTTCGCCTGCGCCTCGTGAAACGCCTGCGGCTGCCACACTTGAAAATGATCCGATCGACCGACGAAGCAGACCTCCGAGGAAATCCCCGTAAAATCCCGGATGAACTCCGTCACCATCAGTCGCCCTTCCGCATCGAGTCGCATGAAGACGCCACCACCGTGCAACAGGAGCGACATCTCGTTTGCCTCCAAAGCAAAGGGATCTTCCGCCGCCACCTTCCGCTCGTATCGCTCCAGCAAATCGGGGCCACCGATATTGATTGCCGGATAGACGAAATCCTGGAGACAATAAAGCTCCTGAATGTCGCGCCCCGCGAGCACGGCACGAAAAGCCGCAGGAACGGAAACCCGCCCCTTCGCATCGATCCTGTTTATCGCGTTGGACAGGAAGCGGCTCATGGCAATCGACCGACTTCCTCCTCGACAGGAAGCCACTGATCGGCCTCCGGAAACTGGTTACGCCAACCGCTGACAACCCGGCAGCCAGTCCTTCTGCATTGCGCACCGCATTGCTGAACTGCCTGCCTGAATTCTGGGCTTTCGGGGCAAAATCAACCCCTTCAACGGCATGCATTTGGGATACCATGGGACACTATGGGCGTCAATGGGAACGGACTGGCGGAACCCCTTTCAGGATTCAATCATTGATAGGCTGTTAAGCTTAACGAAAGGTTAGAAAGGGCTGGGAACACGACGCTTTCCGGAATGAGGCGCGACGCATCCAAAATGGATGTGAATGAGTTTTATATCGGCGATTTCAGCAACTTGGCTGATTTTTCACGCCCACGCCCAAACCTGCCCAGCGACAGAGGGAAAAGAATTTGCCAGTTGGCCTGTAAGCCGGGTTCTGTATGGCTCCGGTTGCCCGGAACGTGGCAGCCATTCATCTGGGACAGCATTTGCACGCTGCCTCTCGCAACCCACCCGGATGACTGGCCCGGAAACAGGCTGTGGTGGCGCTTTCGCGTCACCCGCGTCATCCCTATTCGGTCTTGCTCCCGGTGGGGTTTACCATGCCGTCCCTGTTGCCAGCGACGCGGTGGGCTCTTACCCCACCCTTTCACCCTTACCTCGCAGCGCCCAATGCAGAGCATCGAACAATCGAGGCGGTTTCCTCTCTGTGGCACTTTCCCTAGGGTCGCCCCCGCCGGACGTTATCCGGCACCGTGTTTCCGTGGAGCCCGGACTTTCCTCCCCTTACCGTCTTTCGACATTGGTAAAGCGCGGCTGCCCGGCCAACTGGCATGGCGTCCTTAAACGACAGAGACGGCGAAAGCCAACAAAAACATAAGCGCGGCACGCGCTTGCCCGGATTTGGTGAATCAGTCTCTGAAGGTGGGAGAAAAAACGGCACCGTAGGCATCGTCCTGGATGGCACCGTGCTGGAGCAATTCCGCCCCGAGCCTGCCGATTTCGTCCGAACTCTTTGCCGCAGCCCCGCAACCGCCTGTCAGAACGGCAATCCGGTCGCTAGCAAAGCCGACGGCCGGATAATTGTCCGGCGTGAACGAGGTCACGCAGGCCGCCATGCTGACCCGCGCCTCCGCAAGGCTCGGCACGATCTGCCCGACAATTCGCTTGAGATGGTCACGCGTCGTCTCGCGCCCACCGCGACGAAACCACGCGCGCACCTCCGGCTCCGTTGCCAGCAGCAAGTCGTCGGGATCTCCGCCGATCTTGAGATAGGTACGGCCATCGGGATAACGCACCGGCGGCAGCAGATAGATGTGGTCACGCGGATTGTCGGGCTGGTGGATCAGTGACGGCATGCCCGCATAATCGGCAAGGGCAGCGTCGGCGATCTCGAAGAAAGCGACCGTTCGTCCATAGACCGACAAATGAACGGGACGCGGCAAGAGATTCGCAGCTATGGAGAAACCACCGGCGGCCACCAGGACCTTTTCGGCGCTGAACTCCCTGCAATCGTCTGTGGTAACGATCGCCAGTCCAGCCTCTTCCCGGATCGCAACCGCGGCATGACGGACAAGCGTGGCACCGGCCGTTTCGGCCAGCACGCTCTGCGCCGCGACAAGCTTGCGCGGATTGATATATCCGGCATTGGTGCCTTCGAAGACACCCTCGCAGCCCAGGCCGAATTCGAAATAACCGAAGCGGCTTTTCAGCTCAGCATCCGTCAGCATCTCGGTCTCGACGCCGAGCGTATTGGCCGCCGCTTCGATCTGGGAGATATACGGATCCGCCCCGCCACGTTTCGGCCCGACGATGAGGCAACCGACCTCCTCGTAGAAGTCGACGCCACTCTCTGCAGCGAGCGCACCGTAGCGGGCGATCGAACGGTTGGCGAGCCGTGCCCAGACTGGATCGGAATCAATGGTCCGGGTTATGCGCGCCTCGTCATAGTGACTGGCAAAGACACCACGATGGGTGGACCAGTTCGCCGGCTCGTCCGGACCGATGATCGCCACCCCTTCGCTCGACCCAGCCAGGTAACGCGCAGCCGCTGCACCCATCATGCCGCGCCCGACGACGATCGACTTGAAACGTTCCACCATATGTTGCCACCCAACGCTTGTTCAGTCCTTGGATAGCATGACCGAACGCCCTGTCCAGCCAGGTGCGATCATCGGCCACAGGAGATCGTCACGTCCCGATCAGGGCAAGCACCTTGCCGCAATAGCGCTTTGATACCGGGTTCATGCGCTTGGCGCCGTGACCGGCATTGTAGCGCAGGATGGTGCTGCAGGTTTCGCCATTGCCAAGATCATGCGCCTTGGAGAGATACTTCATGCCATAGCGGATATTGGTCTCGGGATCATAAAGCCCCTTCTTCGTGCCGTTATAGCCCATGTAGCGCGCGGTGGCAGGCTTGATCTGCATCAGCCCGATTTCACCGGCGCTGCCGCGTGCCTTCGGATTGAAGTTGCTCTCGATACGAACGACGGCATGCGCCAGTTCGACCGGCACGCCATACTGCTTGGCATATTTGGAAATGATCGAGCCGTAAGGGCTCTTGGAAAACGCCGGAGCGGCCGGGAAGCCAGCGTCACGGGTAACCGTCTTCAGAGGCATTTTGAAACGACCTTCGTCGTCTCCGGCAAGCGCCGCCTGGGTGTGGGACAAAAGGATAGCGAGGCATGCCGCAGCAGCAACGAGTCGTCTGTTCATGAAAAGGTCAGTCTCCTACAAAGGCAGGTCATCCGCGCACTTCGAAGCGGACGCAATCCTTCGGCGTCGCGAGCCCACCGGGACTCGCCGAACCATGCCTTTATGTTGATGTTTGCGACCGGCTCCGAAGAGTTCCACGCCGCTGTTCAGCCCGCTCTTTAGACCGGCTCATTAAGGAAATCGTATGGCACTGCAACAAATCGGCCCGCCAGACGTTGTCTCAAGGGTCGCCGCCGGCATGGTCCGGGAGATGGATTCAGGAAAATCGCGGCAGGCTGGTCAGCAGGCGATGAAGCGTCTCGATGGTCGAGCTGTCGGCAATACCGTCAACCTTGACGGGTCTGAAATGGCGCTGGAATGCAGCTACGACGCCTTCGGTTTCAGCACCGTAATCACCTGTGATCTCAACGCCGTAACCATAGATCGACAGCATCGACTGCAACGCCTCGACCGGTTGCCCCTGGTCGCCCCGCTGGAAAAAGCGCCCACCGCCGAGAGGGGCCGGCTCGACCCAGTGGCCGATACCCGCTTGATACAGGGTGGACCATGGGAAATTTTCACCCGGATCGACCTTGCGAACAGGGGCCACATCGGAGTGTGCCAACACTCTTTCGGGGGCAATATCGTGCCTTTTGACGCATTCGCGACACAATTCGATCAGGGATTCGATCTGCCGGGCGGGGTAGTCGGGCAGCCCTGCCGGGTGCCCGGCATTGGCGATCTCGATGCCGATCGAGCGCGAATTGATATCCGTCTCGCCCGCCCACGAACTCTTGCCTGCATGCCAGGCGCGGCGATCTTCCGGCACCATCTGCACCACCCGACCGTCCTCATGCACGATGTAATGGCTCGACACCTGGCTTTCCGGATTGCACAGCCAGGCCTGCGCACCCTCGCCTGTCGGCATGCCGGTATAGTGAAGCAGCAGAATGTCGGGACGGGTCACGCCAATGCGCTCGCCGTGATTGGGCGACGCAACCACCTCTGCGAGGCGGCATTCAGCGGAAAAGGAGGTCATGCTGCCCGGCGTGCTTTTTCGATCGCCGAATAGGCAGCGTTGAACTTGGCCATCCGATGATTGGCAACGGAGTGGAATTCAGCCGGGATGCCGCGTGCATGCAGCCGGTCCGGATGATGCTCGGCAGCCAGCGAGCGATAGCGCTTGCGGATCGTCGCAAAGTCGTCGGAAGGCTGGACACCGAGCACGCCATAGGGATCGCCATCGAGGTGGATATGCCGCTCGGTGATCATCGCAAAGCGTTCTTCTGGAACGGCAAAGATCTCGGCGATCCTGGCAAGGAACGCCATCTCGGTTTCATGCACCAGTCCATCCGCCTTGGCGATATGGAACAATGCGTCGATGATATCCTCGAGCACCGGGCAGAAGTTGTCGCAGGTCCGGCACATGTTGGCGAGGTTCTTGGCATAGGTCTCGAAACCAGCCACGTCCTGGCGCGCCAGATTGTAGAGACGGGCAACGTTGCGCGCTTCTTCCGGCGGAAAATCGAAGATCTTGCGGAAGGCATCGACTTCGGCAACGGAGACAACGCCGTCGGCCTTGGCCATCTTTGCAGAGAGAGCGATGATCGCAACAGAGAATGAAACACGACGGCGGGTTTCGGGGTCGCCTTCGAAGACGGTCCGGATGGCCTCGATCATTCCATGCAGCGCGCTGCCCGCAGCATCACCGATCGCGCCGAGCAAACGGTCCCAGAATGACGATATCTGCTCGCAGGCGAAATCAAAAATCATGGCGCGACCTTGACCAAATATCGGCCAAAAAGCAACCCGACACCGGCCCTGCGGCATTAAACTTTATTCATGTTCGGTTGCGAATTGCTGAACCAGGACGACGATTTACATTCCCGCAATTGATTGGACTATTCACCGAGCGCATGCGAGCAGCCGTCAAACATTCCCGGTGGAACTTATGCAAACAGACATTTCCAAAGGCGCGCTCGGTCTCGGTCTCGGTGCGATCGGCGTCACGATGTTCGGCCTGACCCTGCCCATGACCCATCTCGCTCTCCAGGGCTTCTCGCCGGAAGTCATCACATTCGGCCGCGCCGTCATCGCGACCACGGCCGCCGGTCTTGCCCTTCTGGCGCTTGGCAAACGCTTGCCCGCTAGTGCATTTCCGACGCTTTTCGTCGCCGGCCTCTGTCTCGTTTACGGCTTCCCGATCTTTTCATCGATCGCCATGCAGACCCTGCCCGCCGGCCACGGCGGCGTGGTGCTCGGCCTTCTGCCGCTGCTGACGTCCATCTTTGCGGTGATCGTCGACGGCGAGCGACCAAGCCCGCTCTTCTGGGCCTGCGGCCTGACGGGTGCCGGTCTTGTCGCGGTATTTTCGATAAGACAGAACGGCTTCCAGCTGGAGATCGGCGACCTCTGGCTTTTTGCCGCTGCTGTCTCTGCCTCCTTCGGCTATGTGCTGTCCGCCCGCCTCGCCCGCAATCTGTCCGGCTGGGAGGTGATATCCTGGGCTCTCGTGGTGACCTTGCCGATATCGCTTGTTGGCCTCGCCCTGACCACCGCAAATGGCGTTCATGCGCCCGACCAGGCCGCCATCGGCGCCCTGCTCTATCATGGCCTGATCTCGATGTTTGGCGGCTTCATTTTCTGGAATGCCGGTCTCGCCATCGGCGGAATTGCCAAGGTTGCGCAGATCCAGTTGATGCAGACGTTTGTCACCTTGGCCTTTTCCACAATCTTGCTCGGCGAGCAGATCGGGATTGAAACGATTATATTTGCTCTTGCGGTTGCCTTCGTCGTCTGGCTCGGCCGAAAGGCCCGTTTTTCTTGATTTTTTGGCTTTACAGCCCGCGCTGACTGTCGCATCCATTCGACCGGAAACGTCATGAAGACGGCACTGCCGGACGGTGCCCAAGGAGGATCGATGGCCAAACAGAAAGTTGCAATGTTGACCGCCGGTGGCCTAGCGCCTTGCCTCTCGTCCGCCGTCGGCGGCCTGATCGAGCGCTACAACGACATCGCCCCCGATATCGAGATGATCGCCTACAAGTCCGGCTATCGCGGCCTGCTGATGGACTACAAGATCGAGATCAACCAGGACATGCGCGAGAAGGCGTATCTGCTGCACCGCTACGGCGGTTCGCCGATCGGCAACAGCCGCGTCAAGCTCACCAATACCGCCGATTGCGTCAAGCGCGGCCTCGTCAAGGAAGGCGAAAATCCGCTGCGCGTCGCAGCCGAACGCCTGGCGAACGACGGCGTGACGATCCTTCACACCATCGGCGGCGACGACACCAACACCACGGCAGCCGACCTGGCGGCCTATCTCGGCGCCCATGGCTACGACCTGACCGTCGTCGGCTTGCCCAAGACCGTTGACAACGACGTCGTTCCGATCAGGCAATCACTCGGCGCCTGGACGGCCGCCGATGTTGGTGCCCGCTTCTTCGACCACGTGTCCAACGAACAGAGCGCCGCACCGCGCTCGCTCGTCATTCATGAGGTGATGGGCCGCCATTGCGGCTGGCTGACGGCGGCAACCGCCCGCGCATACATCCAGCGCACCAAAAACAACGAATATATCGACGGCTTCATGATGAACCAGGAGCTGAAGAACATCGATGGCCTCTATCTGCCTGAAACCCATTTCGATATGCATGCCGAAGCTGCACGCCTGAAGGAGATCATGGACCGTACCGGCTTTGTCACGCTCTTCGTTTCCGAAGGCGCCTGCCTCGACGAAATCGTCGCCGAACGCGAAGCTTCCGGAGAAGAGGTCAAGCGCGATGCTTTCGGCCATGTGAAGATCGACACGATCAATGTCGGCAACTGGTTCCAGAAGCAATTTGCCAAACTGCTCGATGCCGAGCGCTCGATGGTGCAGAAATCCGGTTATTTCGCCCGCTCCGCTCCGGCAAACGCCGAGGACCTGCGCCTGATCCAGAGCATGGTCGATCTCGCCGTGGAAAGCGGATTGAACAAGATTTCCGGCGTGACCGGCCACGACGAAGACCAGGGTGGAAAACTTCGCACCATCGAATTTCCGCGCATCAAGGGAGGCAAGGCCTTCGATCTGTCGACCCCATGGTTCAAGGAAGTGATGGATTATTTGGGCCAGAAGTACCATCCTGTGAATTGACCTTCGGAGCGAAAGCTGGCTTCCTCTCCTGAGGAGGAGTGAGTTCTATGTCCAATGAAACCTGGCTCGCATTCGTGGCTGCGTCGGCGGTCGTTCTTGCCATTCCCGGACCATCGGTGCAGCAGGTCATCTCCTATGCGCTCGGCCACGGCCGCAAGACGGCGTTCGCCACGGTGATCGGCGTGGCACTGGGCCACATGGTGGTGATGTCAGCCTCGCTTGCAGGGCTGACCGCCCTGCTCTCCAATTCGCCCGCGACCTTTGCCGTGGTCAGATGGATCGGCGCCGGATACCTAGTCTACTTGGGCATTCGCCTTTGGCGCGCGCCTGTAGGTAAGGGACCGATTGCCGACAATGACAATCTTCCGCAAGAAAAGCCGCTGAAGATCGTCGCCCACTGCTTCACGGTGACGGCGCTCACCCCCAGGAGCATCGTCTTTTTCGTCGCATTCCTGCCACAATTCCTGACGTCTTCCGCACTCGGTTTCGAACAGGCGTCAATGCTCGTCGCGACCTTTGTCACCCTGTCGATTGCCAGCTCGATTACCTATGTGCTCGCCGCCGCAAAAGCCCGGCAATACATCCGCAAACGCTCGGTTCGCAGGACAGCGAAGCATGGCGGCGGCACCGTCTTGATCTCGGCAGGAGCCGTCACGGCGGGCTATCGCAAGATCGCCGCCTGACGCCCGAGAGAGGCCGATTTCGCCGAGCGCTTGCCGCAAGGGCCGGCATGCATTAATAAATGGAAATCTTAACGGTCGGTGATTTGCTTCGTCACCGGTCGCCTGCAGCGTGAAAACGGATAGTGGCATGATCGTCAAGAAAGACCGCGGCATTGCGATTTGCATGGCTGCTTCCTTGCTAGCGGGCCTCTCGGGATGCACTGCAATCGATGAGAACATGAAGGCGGACCTGGCCACAACACCGGTTGCCAAACCCAATTCGGCGGAAATGCAGGCCGCAAATACTGCCGAAGCCATTTCGAACGGAACGACACCGACAGCAGCGACGACCGTGACCACGACTGCGGAACTGGCGGCGGCCAATCCGGGTCCCGCCCCGATCATTCCGGGCACAGAAACAGCAGCCCCCATTCCGATGCTGAAGGAATCGTCACTGGCTGCCACTGCGCCGCAGACGGCGGCAACACAGGCCCTGACGACACTGGCGACAGCCACGCCGCTTCCCGGCGTCGATCAGCAGGCAGCAATCACCGCCGGCGCAGCCCCCATGCAGGCCGTTGCCGCAGCCCCTGGATCGACATCGGCCTCGACCACAGCCGAGACGACGTCAGGCACACTGCCGGCACCGGCACCCGTCGTGCTCGCCTATGCAGCCCCCCTGCGCAGGACGGCCCTGACCAGCTTTGGCGACCCCTTCGACATCACCTCGCCAGGCTTGCCACCGGAACGTGAACCCGAGCCGGAAGCGCTGAGCGGCGGCCCGACCAAACTCAACGCCCTGATCAAGAAATATGCGAAGTTCTACGAGATCCCGGAGGATCTGGTACATCGCGTCGTCAAGCGTGAGAGCACATACAATCCAGGCGCTTATCACAGCGGTAACTACGGTCTGATGCAGATCCGCTACAACACCGCCAAGGCCATGGGCTACAACGGCGAGCCGTCAGGGCTTTTCGACGCCGAGACCAACATCAAATATGCCGTCAAATACCTCAAGGGCGCGTGGCTCGTGGCGGACAGCGATCATGACCAGGCGGTGCGCCTTTACGCACGCGGCTATTATTACGATGCCAAGCGTAAGGGCATGCTGCACCTGACGCAGTAGATCCCGGATCTTCACCAGCGACCGATACCGCAACGATCATATCGACTCTTCAGGCAGGAAGAAGAGAATCGGTGCACGTTCGCAACGGTCTAAGCCCTCATATCCCCGCCTTGCACAGTCCAGCTCCAGACACCCATGTTTCGAGGCGTTAGAATTCGCCTGCGGGCAAGACCGGCCGCGCCAGGAATGTATTAGATCCGTCAACGGCTTATCAAATTCCGGCAAGCTTGCGCCAACCAGCTGGCACGTCCACGTCATCAAACTGTAGCATCGCAGGGCTACACGCCATCAACTCCAAGAGGATGGCGGATCGAGATGACCGAGATTGCACCGGATGCTGGCTTTCATGAGAATCACAAACTCAAGGACGCGCTTCTCCAGCATAAGCCAATGTCCAGGGACGGACTGTCAGAACGTCTGTTCGGCCTGCTGTTTTCAGGCCTGGTCTATGCCCAGATCTGGGAAGACCCGGATGTCGACATGGAGGCGATGGATCTGGCCGAGGGCCATTCGATCGTGACGATCGGCTCCGGCGGCTGTAACATGCTCGCTTACCTCAGCCGAAGACCTGCCTCGATCGACGTCGTCGACCTGAACCCCAACCACGTCGCGCTTAACCGGCTGAAGCTCGCAGCCTTTCGCCATCTGCCCGATCATGCTGCCGTTGTCCGCCTTCTGGCAACAGACGGTGAAGCTGGCAATAGTCGCCTCTATGACCGCCATGTGGCACCCAATCTCGACGCTGTGAGCCGCAGTTACTGGAACCAGCGCGGAATGACCGGGCGGCGTCGGGTGTCGGTGTTCAACCGCAATCTCTATCGTACCGGTCTGCTCGGGCGCTTTATCGGCATTGGCCATCTGCTCGCCCGTTTGCATGGTGTGCGCCTCGAAGAGATGACTACAGCGAAGTCGCTGCGCGACCAGCGCCAGTTCTTCGACAGCCGGATTGCACCACTGTTCGACAAGCCGTTGATCCGCTGGCTGACCAGCCGCAAGAGCTCGCTCTTCGGCCTTGGCATTCCGCCGCAGCAATATGACGAGCTGGCTAGCCTCTCCGAGGGCGGAACGATTGCTCCGGTCCTGCGCCACCGCCTGGAAAAGCTGGCCTGCTATTTTCCGCTGAAGGACAATTATTTCGCCTGGCAGGCATTTGCCCGTCGCTACCCCACTGCGGAAGAAGGCACCCTGCCGACCTATCTCAAGCGGGAGCATTATCCGCTGATCCGCGACCACGTCGACCGGGTCCAAGTTCACCATGCCAACTTCACCGAGTTGCTGGCAAAGAAACCGGCCGCCAGCGTGGACCGATACGTGTTGCTTGATGCCCAGGACTGGATGAACGAGCGTCAGCTCAACGAACTCTGGACAGAGATCACCCGTACTGCGGCACCGGGCGCCCGGGTCATCTTTCGCACGGCCGCGGAAAAGAGCGTGCTCGACGGCAAGCTCTCCGACAGCCTGCTCTCGCAATGGCACTATCAGGCGGAGCGCTCCACTGCCCTGAAGAAGCAGGACCGCTCGGCAATCTACGGCGGCTTCCACATCTATGAAATGCCCCGGGCATGAGCGAACAGGCTGCAAACAGCGTCATCGACCAGCCGCATGCCGAACGCATGGACAGCATGTATCGCTACCAGCGCCACATCTACGACCTGACGCGGAAGTATTACCTGCTCGGCCGCGACCGCATGATCGCCCAGCTCGACATCCCACCAGCAGGCACCCTGCTCGAGGTCGGTTGCGGCACGGGCCGCAATCTGCTGTTTGCCCGCCGCCTCTATCCGACGGCGCATCTCTACGGCCTCGACATTTCGGCGGAGATGCTCGTCTCGGCACGCGCCAGTTTTCGTCACGACCCCACACAGCCTGTCCTGACCGTCGCCGATGCCACCGCATTCGACGCCAGCCAGTTCGGCATGCAGGGCTTCGACCGTGTTATGATTTCATACGCCTTGTCGATGATCCCGGATTGGGAAAAAGCGATCGATTGCGCGCTGGATGCCGTCGCATCCGGTGGCTCGCTGCACATCGTCGATTTCGGCCAGCAGGAAGGCCTGCCGCGCTGGTTCCACAATCTGTTGCGCAACTGGCTGTCACGTTTCCACGTCACCCCTCGCGCATCCCTGCGCCAAGCCCTCGAATCCAGAGTGGCCGAGCGCGGCGGAACGCTCGCCTTCGAGACGGTCGGACGCGGTTACGCGTGGCACGCCATCGTCAAATTCTGAGGCGGCACCGTCATTAACTCCGCAAGACGGATTGCATATAACCAAGTTTTAACGATGATGGACCATGAATGGTGCTCGCGCCTCTTGTGTCTCGCGTTCGTGCGCACC encodes:
- the ftsL gene encoding cell division protein FtsL; this translates as MLRTFDLVLVGSMLAAAAVTYQIKHHTDNKAVEVRRLEAEIKLEQDTIELLRADRALLTQPNRLERLVKAYSEELKLAPTLPEQLAQPVELPMPRDQLPKPEVAEGEAPSDPVKDLITTGSVHPMESVED
- a CDS encoding NAD(P)/FAD-dependent oxidoreductase, whose translation is MVERFKSIVVGRGMMGAAAARYLAGSSEGVAIIGPDEPANWSTHRGVFASHYDEARITRTIDSDPVWARLANRSIARYGALAAESGVDFYEEVGCLIVGPKRGGADPYISQIEAAANTLGVETEMLTDAELKSRFGYFEFGLGCEGVFEGTNAGYINPRKLVAAQSVLAETAGATLVRHAAVAIREEAGLAIVTTDDCREFSAEKVLVAAGGFSIAANLLPRPVHLSVYGRTVAFFEIADAALADYAGMPSLIHQPDNPRDHIYLLPPVRYPDGRTYLKIGGDPDDLLLATEPEVRAWFRRGGRETTRDHLKRIVGQIVPSLAEARVSMAACVTSFTPDNYPAVGFASDRIAVLTGGCGAAAKSSDEIGRLGAELLQHGAIQDDAYGAVFSPTFRD
- the mraZ gene encoding division/cell wall cluster transcriptional repressor MraZ; this translates as MSRFLSNAINRIDAKGRVSVPAAFRAVLAGRDIQELYCLQDFVYPAINIGGPDLLERYERKVAAEDPFALEANEMSLLLHGGGVFMRLDAEGRLMVTEFIRDFTGISSEVCFVGRSDHFQVWQPQAFHEAQAKAREVVRQRGLRT
- a CDS encoding lytic transglycosylase domain-containing protein — translated: MNRRLVAAAACLAILLSHTQAALAGDDEGRFKMPLKTVTRDAGFPAAPAFSKSPYGSIISKYAKQYGVPVELAHAVVRIESNFNPKARGSAGEIGLMQIKPATARYMGYNGTKKGLYDPETNIRYGMKYLSKAHDLGNGETCSTILRYNAGHGAKRMNPVSKRYCGKVLALIGT
- a CDS encoding DMT family transporter — its product is MQTDISKGALGLGLGAIGVTMFGLTLPMTHLALQGFSPEVITFGRAVIATTAAGLALLALGKRLPASAFPTLFVAGLCLVYGFPIFSSIAMQTLPAGHGGVVLGLLPLLTSIFAVIVDGERPSPLFWACGLTGAGLVAVFSIRQNGFQLEIGDLWLFAAAVSASFGYVLSARLARNLSGWEVISWALVVTLPISLVGLALTTANGVHAPDQAAIGALLYHGLISMFGGFIFWNAGLAIGGIAKVAQIQLMQTFVTLAFSTILLGEQIGIETIIFALAVAFVVWLGRKARFS
- a CDS encoding N-acetylmuramoyl-L-alanine amidase, with amino-acid sequence MTSFSAECRLAEVVASPNHGERIGVTRPDILLLHYTGMPTGEGAQAWLCNPESQVSSHYIVHEDGRVVQMVPEDRRAWHAGKSSWAGETDINSRSIGIEIANAGHPAGLPDYPARQIESLIELCRECVKRHDIAPERVLAHSDVAPVRKVDPGENFPWSTLYQAGIGHWVEPAPLGGGRFFQRGDQGQPVEALQSMLSIYGYGVEITGDYGAETEGVVAAFQRHFRPVKVDGIADSSTIETLHRLLTSLPRFS
- a CDS encoding J domain-containing protein, which gives rise to MIFDFACEQISSFWDRLLGAIGDAAGSALHGMIEAIRTVFEGDPETRRRVSFSVAIIALSAKMAKADGVVSVAEVDAFRKIFDFPPEEARNVARLYNLARQDVAGFETYAKNLANMCRTCDNFCPVLEDIIDALFHIAKADGLVHETEMAFLARIAEIFAVPEERFAMITERHIHLDGDPYGVLGVQPSDDFATIRKRYRSLAAEHHPDRLHARGIPAEFHSVANHRMAKFNAAYSAIEKARRAA
- the rsmH gene encoding 16S rRNA (cytosine(1402)-N(4))-methyltransferase RsmH, coding for MAANLGEGEPDANGGPVRHIPVLLPEVLAALDAQSGKIILDGTFGAGGYTTAILGAGADVIALDRDPNAIAAGQSLVEASKGRLSLRHTQFSQLAEHVPAEGLDGIVLDIGVSSMQIDEADRGFSFQRNGPLDMRMSSSGVSAADVVNRAKLTDLIRIFGFLGEEKHAGRIARAIEKRRATEPFRTTRELANLIETVNPRKAKDKIHPATRVFQALRIFVNDELGELAQALFAAESALKPGGRLVVVTFHSLEDRIVKKFFSERSGKASGSRHLPMVEARPATFEPVGKGMVAATEAEAEINPRARSAKLRAGIRTKAPAERADMSIFDLPDLATLDKIGG